Proteins encoded by one window of Phycisphaerae bacterium:
- the recO gene encoding DNA repair protein RecO encodes MTLKKDKGICIRTTDYSESSQILTFFTRDSGKIGVIAKGSRRPKSSFSGTIEVCVIGDMVFSLRDNEKLGTLTEFNPTFFGHEIRKKLFALNCAFFAAELLNLFTKEHDGHPELFDEAVLFLHRLCENPDDKALAFLIHFQLSLLSQTGSQPVCDSCANCKRKFDPAWKQFYFSASASGLVCRDCESAFVDKKVISFECASCLSQPTKILNSQASVLAGVEKILIEYITGVLERPPRTADMILKLMK; translated from the coding sequence ATGACGCTGAAAAAAGATAAAGGCATTTGCATCCGTACAACGGATTATTCCGAAAGCTCGCAGATACTGACTTTTTTTACGAGGGACAGCGGCAAGATAGGCGTAATCGCAAAAGGTTCGAGACGGCCAAAATCGTCTTTTTCCGGTACCATTGAAGTTTGCGTTATCGGGGATATGGTTTTTTCGCTCAGAGACAACGAAAAACTTGGAACGCTGACGGAGTTTAATCCGACTTTCTTCGGCCATGAGATTCGCAAAAAACTTTTCGCCCTTAACTGTGCGTTTTTCGCCGCCGAGCTTTTGAATTTATTTACGAAAGAGCACGACGGTCATCCGGAACTTTTTGACGAGGCGGTATTGTTTTTACACAGGCTCTGCGAAAATCCGGACGACAAGGCACTGGCATTTCTGATACATTTCCAGCTTTCCCTGCTTTCTCAAACAGGCTCACAGCCTGTTTGCGACAGTTGCGCCAACTGCAAAAGAAAATTTGACCCCGCATGGAAACAATTTTATTTCAGCGCATCGGCCAGCGGCCTTGTATGCAGGGATTGTGAATCCGCCTTTGTCGATAAAAAGGTAATAAGTTTCGAATGTGCAAGCTGTTTGAGTCAGCCGACAAAAATCCTGAACAGTCAGGCTTCAGTGCTTGCCGGCGTTGAAAAGATTCTGATTGAGTATATTACAGGCGTTCTCGAAAGACCGCCGAGAACCGCCGATATGATTTTAAAACTTATGAAATAA
- a CDS encoding HDIG domain-containing metalloprotein translates to MSIFKRNMNPRRKQLRETMAAERFARLTEFVNSGMLTAVSILLVFAAACSLLLSLKTGRDIIAYRPAHQIISVIIFVASLSLASAVYIHRYNYRLIKTPLRAVAMACLFLIMLALTKFSTFFPGSDYMTVAAAITCSIILTIVYEQRFAMAMGIFYAMLACIAAGFETDFGIFLTMAAGVITSCFLLREIRTRIKILEVGVFTAAAVFVLSFSTDLFESGFTGRIFADAGWTATAVICVGVVIQALLPIIEKVFRIATSMTLLDYSDANQPLLKKLAMEAPGTYSHSLLIGSISEAAAESIGANGLLCRVGAYYHDIGKIGKPRYFIENQMGTASRHDVLSPIMSQLIIVGHVRDGLEMAEEYGLPAVIRQFIETHHGTTLIEYFYEEARKKAENGNLPQESEFRYPGPRPQTKEAAIVMLADAVEGAVRSLAEVTPTKIETVVHNMAMKRLQDGQFDQCELTLKELSRIEEAISKSLAGHYHGRVAYPSTDKLQHLAAENGNENA, encoded by the coding sequence ATGTCTATATTTAAAAGAAATATGAATCCGAGGCGCAAGCAGCTCAGGGAGACGATGGCCGCCGAGAGGTTTGCCAGGCTCACCGAGTTTGTCAACAGCGGTATGCTGACAGCGGTATCGATACTTCTGGTTTTCGCCGCAGCGTGCTCGCTGCTGTTGAGTCTTAAAACAGGCAGGGATATTATTGCCTACAGGCCTGCGCATCAGATAATTTCGGTTATTATTTTTGTTGCGTCCTTGTCTTTAGCTTCCGCCGTGTATATTCATCGTTATAATTACAGACTTATCAAAACTCCTCTTCGCGCCGTAGCGATGGCATGTTTGTTTTTAATCATGCTTGCACTTACAAAATTCAGTACTTTTTTCCCCGGCAGCGATTATATGACGGTTGCTGCCGCAATAACATGTTCGATAATTCTTACGATTGTTTACGAACAGAGATTCGCCATGGCTATGGGGATTTTTTACGCGATGCTTGCCTGCATAGCCGCCGGCTTCGAGACGGATTTCGGAATTTTTCTTACCATGGCTGCCGGGGTAATCACAAGTTGTTTCCTGTTGCGGGAAATCAGGACTCGCATTAAGATTCTCGAAGTAGGCGTTTTTACCGCCGCTGCCGTTTTTGTCCTAAGTTTTTCGACAGACCTTTTTGAAAGCGGTTTTACCGGGCGTATTTTCGCCGATGCAGGCTGGACCGCGACTGCGGTAATATGCGTCGGTGTAGTCATTCAGGCACTTTTGCCTATAATTGAAAAAGTATTTCGTATCGCCACGAGTATGACGCTGCTGGATTACAGCGATGCCAACCAGCCTCTGCTCAAGAAACTCGCGATGGAAGCGCCCGGCACTTACAGCCATAGTCTGCTGATAGGTTCTATTTCCGAGGCGGCCGCCGAATCGATTGGCGCAAACGGTCTTTTGTGCAGAGTCGGCGCTTATTATCACGATATCGGTAAAATCGGCAAGCCTCGCTATTTTATTGAAAACCAGATGGGTACGGCAAGCCGGCACGATGTGCTTTCTCCCATTATGAGTCAGTTAATAATTGTCGGCCACGTCAGGGATGGTCTGGAGATGGCCGAAGAATACGGTTTACCTGCGGTGATAAGACAATTTATCGAAACTCATCACGGCACTACGCTGATTGAGTATTTTTACGAAGAAGCCAGGAAAAAGGCTGAAAACGGCAATCTGCCTCAGGAGTCGGAGTTCAGGTATCCGGGCCCGCGTCCTCAGACCAAAGAGGCCGCGATAGTTATGCTTGCCGACGCGGTTGAAGGTGCGGTAAGGTCTCTTGCGGAAGTTACGCCTACGAAGATTGAAACAGTGGTGCACAATATGGCGATGAAACGGCTTCAGGACGGCCAATTCGACCAGTGCGAACTTACACTGAAGGAACTAAGCAGGATAGAAGAAGCGATTTCGAAAAGCCTTGCGGGGCATTATCACGGCAGAGTGGCCTATCCGTCTACTGATAAACTTCAGCATCTGGCCGCCGAAAACGGAAATGAAAATGCCTAA
- the ybeY gene encoding rRNA maturation RNase YbeY, with amino-acid sequence MPKKNITSLSGIKINICTNCEAVDFDKRRIINLIRQAAEHFNLKKAQINIAIVDDERIININRRFLDKSSTTDVISFDVSDETDKEKFFDIAVNAQMAARQAKTRGHDGQAELALYVLHGLLHHLGFDDITVRQAAKMHRTEDDILKKFGFGAVYDAEKR; translated from the coding sequence ATGCCTAAGAAGAACATCACCTCCTTATCAGGTATTAAGATAAATATCTGCACAAACTGCGAAGCTGTCGATTTTGACAAGCGGCGCATTATTAATCTTATCCGGCAGGCAGCGGAACATTTCAATCTGAAAAAGGCTCAAATAAATATCGCGATTGTTGACGACGAGCGGATTATAAATATAAACCGCCGATTTCTCGATAAGAGCAGCACTACCGATGTTATCAGCTTCGATGTTTCGGACGAGACGGACAAAGAAAAATTTTTCGATATCGCCGTAAATGCTCAGATGGCCGCCAGACAGGCCAAAACTCGCGGCCATGACGGCCAGGCCGAGCTTGCTCTTTATGTTCTGCACGGCCTGCTGCACCATCTCGGATTTGACGATATAACAGTCCGACAGGCCGCTAAAATGCACAGGACGGAAGATGATATTCTGAAAAAATTTGGTTTCGGTGCCGTATATGACGCTGAAAAAAGATAA
- the efp gene encoding elongation factor P, which yields MKASELRPGMGVIMDGKLCICAQSVHVTPGNLRAFVQAKLRGVKDGVMFEKRLRSTEDIEQAFLDRRQMQYLYSDAIGLVLMDNETYDQTTIPKEMVAEQVGYLKPDTNITVLVHDGNVVSIELPNVVELAITETTPQPKGATATNQMKDATLETGLHTRVPPFIEVGEVVRISTEDGSYLSKAK from the coding sequence GTGAAGGCAAGTGAGTTAAGGCCCGGCATGGGCGTAATAATGGACGGTAAACTATGTATCTGTGCTCAATCTGTACATGTTACGCCGGGAAACCTTCGGGCGTTTGTGCAGGCAAAGCTTCGCGGTGTAAAAGACGGCGTTATGTTCGAAAAAAGACTCCGCTCGACTGAAGATATCGAACAGGCCTTCCTCGACAGACGCCAAATGCAATATCTCTACTCGGATGCAATCGGACTGGTACTGATGGATAACGAAACTTACGACCAGACTACCATACCGAAAGAAATGGTCGCCGAACAGGTCGGATACCTCAAGCCCGATACAAATATCACAGTTCTCGTACACGATGGAAATGTAGTGTCCATCGAATTGCCGAACGTCGTCGAACTGGCCATTACCGAAACTACACCTCAGCCGAAAGGCGCGACAGCGACTAACCAGATGAAAGACGCCACACTCGAAACGGGCCTGCATACGCGCGTTCCGCCATTCATCGAGGTCGGCGAAGTCGTGAGAATAAGCACAGAAGATGGTTCATACCTGAGCAAGGCAAAATAG
- the mtaB gene encoding tRNA (N(6)-L-threonylcarbamoyladenosine(37)-C(2))-methylthiotransferase MtaB: MQTFAINTLGCKVNQYEAQQIIKFLTGCNLLYVQEFENADLIIIHTCCVTHIASAKSRQLVRKAQKQNPNAKIVVSGCLLRSDPKEFETLEGKLLFAPNLKELFSLLKQEFNLEANLFDYNSLDKFCGQTRAFLKVQDGCDGFCSYCIIPTTRPDITFKPLDNVIKETQDLVKAGHKEIILTGIFLGAYGQNTVKRKHWPDSENPLLAELLEKVAQVPDLKRIRLSSLEPADVTDRLLNVIKNYPNIMPHLHLSLQSGSDKILKKMNRQYTVKDFINSIENINLQLDRPAITTDIIVGFPGETTQDFAQSLAVAKLAGFSKIHIFPFSKRVGTAAAKLQDHIDKKVITERTLKLRELEKQLANNFRKQFIGQTAQVLIEDDVKNTGRCERYYEITVKCDTTLAKGEIVNCRINEDAVTALLS, from the coding sequence ATGCAAACTTTTGCTATAAATACTCTCGGTTGCAAGGTAAATCAATACGAAGCCCAGCAGATTATTAAATTTCTGACCGGCTGTAATTTACTATACGTACAGGAGTTCGAAAACGCCGATTTAATTATCATACATACCTGCTGCGTTACACATATAGCATCGGCAAAAAGCAGGCAGCTTGTTCGAAAAGCACAAAAACAAAACCCAAACGCAAAAATCGTCGTTTCAGGATGCCTTCTTCGCTCAGACCCGAAAGAATTCGAAACTCTCGAAGGAAAATTACTATTCGCGCCTAACCTCAAAGAGCTGTTTTCACTGCTGAAACAGGAATTTAATCTTGAAGCTAACCTTTTTGATTATAACAGCTTAGATAAATTCTGCGGACAAACCAGAGCCTTCCTCAAAGTTCAGGATGGCTGCGATGGATTCTGCTCATACTGCATAATCCCAACAACAAGACCTGATATCACTTTCAAACCTTTAGACAACGTAATAAAAGAAACGCAAGACCTTGTAAAAGCTGGACATAAAGAAATTATCCTGACTGGAATTTTTCTCGGAGCATACGGCCAAAATACCGTAAAACGGAAACACTGGCCCGACAGCGAAAATCCTCTGCTGGCTGAATTGCTCGAAAAAGTAGCGCAAGTCCCTGACCTTAAACGAATTAGATTAAGCTCGCTGGAGCCGGCCGATGTTACTGACAGGCTTTTAAATGTTATAAAAAATTATCCCAACATTATGCCGCACCTGCATTTATCGCTGCAGTCCGGCTCGGACAAAATCCTGAAAAAAATGAACCGCCAATATACCGTTAAAGATTTTATTAACTCCATTGAAAATATCAATTTACAACTCGACCGCCCTGCCATCACAACTGATATTATAGTCGGATTCCCAGGCGAAACCACACAGGACTTTGCGCAAAGCCTTGCAGTCGCTAAACTTGCGGGTTTTTCAAAAATCCATATCTTCCCCTTCAGCAAGAGAGTCGGCACAGCGGCCGCTAAACTTCAGGACCATATAGATAAAAAGGTTATAACCGAAAGAACGCTGAAACTAAGAGAACTGGAAAAACAACTGGCCAATAATTTCAGAAAACAATTCATCGGCCAAACGGCGCAAGTCCTTATAGAAGATGACGTTAAAAACACCGGAAGATGCGAAAGATACTACGAAATCACGGTTAAATGCGATACTACCTTAGCAAAAGGCGAAATCGTAAATTGCAGGATTAACGAAGATGCCGTCACGGCATTATTAAGCTGA
- the pilM gene encoding pilus assembly protein PilM, which produces MAAGARSVWAIDIGNDSLKALRLQQAGDRIEVIGLDYIEHSKILSVEGTSEEEKKQIIRASLATFAGRNELGKDEIAVSVPGQTSFARFIKLPPVEPKKIPEIIKFEAVQQIPFDINEVEWDWQLMAKPDSPEVEVGIFAIKNELIGRHLENFTSENLRVTIVQMAPMALYNYANFDRNDLDDADKKAVILLDMGSDNTNLVICTKLTVWQRCIPLGGNNFTKAIADAFKLDFEKAEKLKRGAPVSKYARQIFHAMKPVFTDFGAEVQRSLGYYSSSHKGTTFTKMVLLGGSFKLQGLNKYIQQTTQLVAVRPDSFEKLVPAANISSAKLHDNICDLAITYGLGIQALGLARIESSLLPSGIARRMMWARKSKFFIIAAGILLAVSLLAFFRTYLDLKACGDRNAQLRRQETENVLQQVKTVADELRQQEGRGTTYDEQIKKQMEVFKYRDVIPFLHKTILKCLPDARNNPEQAELYKAYAKGNIEEVTAIPRNKRKQVFVTSISINYADSLASAVFETSGRAERSGRSYEPTMQMSSDNSSQQGQVTDGKGFVVVIEGYTPYEKIGELMDPVGVGDDKNKWGIVTRMMNLNALFDSNSPFELFSKDKIEHFRPETGVVDIADIRTPAGIGIPQLKLRGSAEEQQSDAGRGGRGNTGQVETADRVTSEQVLVDPLTKEEMSRTFDLDAKGKKKFDSFGQPVYIERDRWFRIKAKFLWKDTLPLQGQPAGM; this is translated from the coding sequence ATGGCTGCAGGTGCTCGCTCTGTATGGGCAATCGACATAGGCAATGATTCTCTGAAGGCCCTTCGTCTTCAGCAGGCAGGGGACCGTATAGAGGTAATCGGCCTGGACTATATAGAACATTCCAAAATCCTGAGTGTTGAAGGAACCAGCGAAGAAGAAAAAAAACAGATTATCCGCGCAAGCCTTGCCACATTTGCCGGCAGAAACGAACTTGGCAAAGATGAAATAGCGGTATCGGTTCCGGGCCAGACAAGTTTCGCCAGATTTATAAAACTTCCGCCTGTAGAGCCGAAAAAAATTCCTGAAATAATTAAATTTGAAGCTGTTCAGCAAATACCATTCGATATAAACGAAGTGGAATGGGACTGGCAACTGATGGCCAAACCGGACAGTCCTGAGGTTGAAGTCGGAATATTCGCCATAAAAAATGAACTCATAGGCAGGCATCTCGAAAATTTCACCTCTGAAAATCTGCGGGTTACAATCGTTCAAATGGCGCCAATGGCTCTTTATAACTACGCAAATTTTGACCGCAACGACCTTGATGACGCCGACAAAAAAGCGGTAATACTTCTCGATATGGGTTCGGACAATACGAACCTTGTTATATGCACAAAATTAACCGTCTGGCAAAGATGTATCCCCCTTGGCGGCAATAATTTCACAAAGGCCATAGCCGATGCTTTCAAGCTCGACTTCGAAAAGGCTGAAAAACTTAAACGCGGCGCTCCGGTCAGCAAATACGCCAGACAAATCTTTCACGCCATGAAACCTGTCTTTACCGATTTCGGAGCCGAAGTGCAGCGTTCTCTCGGATATTACAGCAGCAGTCATAAGGGAACGACTTTTACGAAAATGGTACTGCTCGGCGGCAGTTTCAAACTGCAGGGCCTGAATAAGTATATTCAACAGACAACGCAGCTTGTGGCCGTCCGGCCTGATTCGTTTGAAAAACTTGTTCCGGCTGCGAATATTTCGAGCGCGAAACTGCACGATAATATATGCGACCTGGCGATTACATACGGACTTGGAATTCAGGCGCTCGGTCTGGCAAGAATAGAAAGCAGCCTTCTGCCGAGCGGAATCGCCCGAAGGATGATGTGGGCAAGAAAAAGTAAATTCTTTATAATCGCAGCAGGCATTCTGCTGGCCGTATCACTGCTTGCTTTCTTTAGAACATATCTTGACTTAAAAGCCTGTGGAGACAGAAACGCACAATTAAGAAGACAGGAAACAGAAAATGTTCTTCAGCAGGTAAAAACGGTAGCGGACGAATTAAGGCAGCAGGAAGGAAGAGGCACTACTTACGATGAACAAATAAAAAAGCAGATGGAAGTATTTAAATATCGGGATGTTATTCCATTTCTCCATAAGACAATCCTGAAATGCCTTCCGGACGCCCGGAATAATCCTGAACAGGCAGAGCTTTATAAGGCCTATGCGAAGGGAAACATTGAAGAGGTAACCGCCATACCGCGAAATAAGCGCAAACAGGTTTTTGTAACCAGTATATCGATTAACTACGCCGATAGTCTGGCTTCGGCAGTGTTTGAAACAAGTGGCAGAGCAGAACGGTCAGGCAGGAGTTACGAACCGACAATGCAAATGTCATCGGACAACTCTTCACAGCAGGGGCAGGTAACGGACGGAAAAGGATTTGTCGTTGTTATCGAAGGTTATACGCCTTACGAAAAAATCGGTGAGCTTATGGACCCGGTAGGGGTCGGCGATGACAAAAATAAATGGGGCATCGTAACGCGAATGATGAATCTCAACGCATTGTTTGACAGCAATAGTCCGTTTGAATTATTTTCCAAAGACAAAATAGAACACTTCAGGCCCGAAACAGGCGTTGTCGACATTGCTGACATTCGAACGCCGGCAGGTATCGGTATTCCGCAGCTTAAATTAAGAGGCTCTGCTGAAGAACAGCAGTCGGACGCCGGACGCGGCGGCAGAGGTAATACCGGTCAGGTTGAGACGGCAGACCGTGTAACGAGCGAACAGGTTCTTGTCGACCCGCTTACAAAAGAAGAAATGAGCAGGACGTTCGATCTCGATGCAAAAGGCAAAAAAAAGTTCGACTCTTTCGGACAGCCTGTTTATATAGAAAGAGACAGATGGTTCAGAATTAAAGCGAAATTCCTCTGGAAAGATACTTTGCCGTTGCAGGGTCAACCGGCAGGGATGTAA
- a CDS encoding ABC transporter ATP-binding protein encodes MVSKIETVKLRKEFGTLVAVNDITFELQEGQVLGLIGPNGAGKTTLIRMLCTLLPPTSGEVKVAGYDIKEDYLKARKHIGYMPDFFNLYSDLTLRECLEFFAESYGVEKSLIPQKVEESLEFVALLDKRNEFIRHLSRGMVQRMGVASLLVRDPDVCLLDEPASGLDPQSRIQLREILKRLSSMGKTIVISSHILTELSGFCTHIAIMNNGKLVTYGSVDEIHNRIYTSKKIRITLLDDLEKARTVISGFNKAVIEKAENKNIVVNLTGTSEDMAQLNSLLVKAGVKVVEFAEQKVGLEDLYMKISASK; translated from the coding sequence ATGGTGTCGAAAATTGAAACCGTTAAGCTTAGAAAAGAATTTGGTACTCTTGTCGCTGTAAATGATATCACATTTGAACTTCAGGAAGGTCAGGTTTTAGGCCTTATCGGCCCGAACGGCGCCGGCAAAACAACCCTCATCAGGATGCTTTGCACGCTTCTGCCGCCGACCAGCGGCGAGGTCAAAGTCGCAGGCTATGATATCAAAGAGGATTATCTCAAGGCAAGAAAACATATCGGCTATATGCCTGATTTTTTCAATCTTTATTCCGATTTGACTCTAAGGGAATGTCTCGAATTTTTTGCCGAATCCTATGGCGTCGAAAAAAGCCTTATCCCGCAAAAAGTCGAAGAGTCGCTCGAGTTCGTCGCTCTTTTGGATAAACGCAACGAATTTATCAGGCACCTTTCGCGCGGAATGGTGCAGAGAATGGGCGTCGCGTCGCTGCTGGTCAGGGACCCGGATGTTTGCCTCCTCGACGAACCGGCGTCAGGTCTTGACCCTCAGTCGAGAATCCAGTTGAGAGAAATTCTGAAGAGATTAAGCTCGATGGGCAAGACCATTGTAATTTCTTCTCATATTTTAACCGAACTTTCAGGCTTTTGCACCCACATAGCGATTATGAACAACGGCAAACTCGTAACCTACGGCAGTGTCGATGAAATTCACAATCGGATTTACACATCTAAAAAAATCCGCATTACACTTTTAGACGATTTGGAAAAAGCCAGAACTGTCATCTCAGGCTTCAATAAGGCCGTGATAGAAAAAGCTGAAAATAAAAACATAGTCGTCAATTTGACAGGCACATCCGAAGATATGGCCCAGTTGAATTCTCTGCTTGTAAAGGCAGGGGTGAAAGTTGTCGAATTCGCCGAGCAAAAAGTAGGACTGGAAGATTTGTATATGAAAATTTCCGCTTCTAAATAA
- a CDS encoding LacI family DNA-binding transcriptional regulator, producing MAEAHLIPTVREIAAQCGVSEATVSRVLNDNYKHGFSVREEVRKRILDTAETLGYRPNLAAKNLVQRQTQMVAILGSDIVLGWPGNIYQTIINASVRALHIRGYDVCITVPNPEKSDTELPSWRVDGAIVMQECSPRTIEVMEKSGLAYVVINGVSGPSGASVIPDDIEGARRAISHLMDLGHRRIAYAGPTIGHKAHRSINDRHDTYVSELSAHGLELIPGHDTVFQSPTAFLASAVLSNKATAILAYDHVEALKILHGAHTLDIQIPKQVSLICFNDEYLCNVVTPSLTTIGVPLRQMGRIAAQELLKHLQSPQDYSPQCIKLSQELVRRASTAPLLAE from the coding sequence ATGGCCGAAGCTCATCTAATACCAACAGTCAGGGAAATTGCTGCTCAGTGCGGGGTCAGCGAGGCTACGGTCAGCCGTGTATTGAATGATAATTACAAACACGGTTTTTCCGTCAGGGAAGAGGTTCGTAAGCGAATTCTTGATACGGCTGAGACCTTGGGCTATCGACCCAATCTTGCCGCCAAGAACCTTGTCCAGCGCCAGACTCAAATGGTGGCGATTCTCGGTTCCGATATAGTTTTAGGCTGGCCCGGCAACATCTACCAGACAATCATTAATGCTTCCGTTCGTGCCCTTCATATTCGCGGTTATGATGTTTGTATCACTGTGCCGAACCCGGAGAAAAGCGATACCGAATTGCCGTCATGGAGAGTTGACGGAGCGATTGTAATGCAGGAATGTTCCCCGCGAACCATAGAAGTTATGGAGAAAAGCGGGCTGGCTTATGTAGTTATTAACGGCGTCAGCGGCCCGAGCGGTGCTTCTGTTATTCCTGACGATATCGAAGGCGCCCGCCGGGCGATAAGCCACCTGATGGACCTTGGCCATCGCCGCATAGCTTATGCAGGTCCGACGATTGGACACAAGGCGCATAGAAGTATTAATGACCGGCACGATACGTATGTTTCTGAATTATCGGCTCATGGCCTTGAACTGATTCCCGGCCATGACACTGTTTTCCAGTCGCCGACTGCTTTTCTGGCCTCTGCGGTTTTGAGCAATAAAGCTACTGCAATTCTTGCTTATGACCACGTAGAAGCGCTGAAGATTCTCCATGGCGCCCATACGCTCGATATCCAGATTCCCAAGCAGGTCAGCCTGATTTGTTTCAATGACGAATATTTGTGCAACGTCGTTACGCCTTCGCTTACCACCATCGGCGTGCCGCTGCGGCAGATGGGCCGAATAGCGGCTCAGGAACTGCTAAAACATCTCCAGTCGCCGCAGGATTATTCGCCCCAGTGCATAAAACTGTCGCAGGAATTGGTAAGACGCGCTTCCACCGCTCCGCTCCTGGCCGAATAA